One Limimonas halophila genomic window carries:
- the tmk gene encoding dTMP kinase, with translation MTAGAFITFEGGEGAGKSLQVRRLAEWLRARGMDVLATREPGGCPASEAVRGLLVDGTHTWSPAGEAFLHCAARAEHVRTAIAPALAAGTWVVSDRFADSTVAYQGYGHALDTSFLRQASGHATGGTGPHLTLVLDVPPDVGLTRTRARGEENPYETLPMAFHERVRAGFLEIAAAEPDRCRVIDARADAETVHRHVVAAVNDRFGLSH, from the coding sequence ATGACAGCCGGCGCGTTCATCACATTCGAAGGCGGCGAGGGCGCGGGCAAGAGTCTCCAAGTGCGGCGCCTCGCCGAGTGGCTGCGCGCGCGCGGCATGGACGTGCTGGCCACCCGCGAACCGGGCGGCTGTCCCGCCTCGGAAGCGGTGCGCGGGCTGCTCGTGGACGGCACGCACACGTGGTCGCCGGCGGGGGAGGCCTTCCTGCACTGCGCCGCGCGGGCGGAGCACGTGCGCACCGCGATCGCGCCCGCGCTCGCGGCCGGAACCTGGGTTGTAAGCGACCGCTTCGCGGACTCCACGGTCGCCTACCAGGGGTACGGGCACGCGCTGGACACGTCCTTTCTCCGGCAGGCGAGCGGTCATGCCACGGGCGGAACCGGCCCGCACCTCACGCTCGTGCTGGACGTGCCGCCCGACGTGGGCCTGACGCGCACGCGGGCGCGCGGTGAGGAAAATCCCTACGAAACGCTGCCAATGGCCTTCCACGAACGCGTGCGCGCGGGCTTTCTGGAAATCGCCGCGGCGGAGCCGGACCGCTGCCGCGTCATCGACGCTCGGGCGGACGCAGAAACGGTGCACCGCCACGTGGTCGCGGCGGTGAACGATCGGTTCGGCCTGTCGCACTGA